Sequence from the Argopecten irradians isolate NY chromosome 12, Ai_NY, whole genome shotgun sequence genome:
ACTGCTGTGATgtaatataaaatcaattattaaacAAATACTAAAACGAAAAATTGTTTTAgctgtttttatttcaattactGGATTTTTGTTTATAGAAAATAGATTtctaaaaaatcaatacatgtacatttgataatacatgtatattgcaatgtgcagtacatgtaaatgcaaTATGTTTAAGTATATACTTCAGCTTGTTATAATGATGTGCAACATAATTCATACATAtagattaaaaataaatgaaaaaaatatcgtgACTGAATTTCTGAAGAATCACCAAAAGagtattacattgtaaatagtcatCAACctgaaaatttaaagaaaatctcTTCAATACAATACAACATGCTTTCAACCTCTATCATCAATAGTAATATAATATTCTCGTATGAGGGTATAAAGGATAGGGGCATTCTACCGGAGTAGTTGGGTTTTACATAACTTAATAACTCACaggttgaaatatatatatatccctatccttcatacccaGCATGTGAGAGGGTATTATTCTCTCAAATTGCATCATTTATGAGAACTTGAAATATTTGCTAAAATGGTGTGCTTTCTGCTCCCATAATACATGGAACTTCATGTAACTATTATGTCACATTTATGCTTTCTTAATTATCTAGGCACTTATGtaataaacatgtaaaaaatttaaaaagataaaagaaataaacatgtacaggatTATTGGTCAAGACAGACTTCAATAGCATATTTGAACCAATGCACAGGGCATTTAAAAtattggaaaaaatgaaaaagttcTTGATAAGACAAATTTATtacaaacctatacagttttggtcTTCATTTATGTCTGGCCAATTGAAATTAAAGAcctcaaaagggggaggggcgcttatagggacatgggcgcttattgggttgaatacggtatcTAACACAAGAAGCTATATGAGAGAAATAACAATGAATTTTGGAATGTAAATGATAACATTCAACCATATTTTTGTACAACTTAAGAATTTGGCACAATGAAAAAATATGTCATATTTAAGGATAAATGGAAAATAATCACAATCATTTTCAaccttgaaaaaaaaacacatgtcATATGCACACAGTTCATTAAAAAGTGATAATATTCATACTGTGGTTTCTTCTAAGATGTTTTACCCCCTTGAATTCCCACACATTGATTACCATCCTAAACCAGTGTTTTCTTACATCACAAATTACTCTCTGCTCTTATAACAAAATTCTCATTAATAAATTTTCACATTTCCTAATAGTATCACTTGCTCTAATCACTCACTTCATTTGAAATCACTGATTTCACACCATCAAGTACAATCTTCCCACATCACATTTCTAATCTCAAATTTCTCACATGATTGAGATCCACTTTCTCATGTGGTCTCGTACATCACATTTCTAATTTCCAGTTTCTCACATGAATGAGTATGTGATGTCACACATCACAGATTTTTTCCTCATCATACCAATAAATAATGGTAAATCTTCTTATCCAATATCATGTATTCAGTCATTTCCCTGTAAAAGTCTTGTTCTCTCGGACACAGAATTATATTCGTCATCGCTGTCGGAGTCACTTCCATCCTGAATGTTGCCCTGGTGAGGAAGTGGCTGCGTTTCTGATTGTGAAACGCAGCTCTGTAAGCAGGGTACCCAACTGAGGTCAACAAGGTTATTGTACAGGGCTGTTCCTATCAACAGGAATAGAAAACCGTCCACTGTggagaaagaaaaaataacctGAAGTATTAACAACTCTATGGTGGGATTGACAATCACTGAGAGTTGTGattctagaaacacaaacatgATTTATCAGGAAATCTTCCATAAAAGCACAGCATCATAACATTACCAAGAAAAACAGTGGTATGCAATCTGAGAAGTGTTGTAAATGGGCATGCAGGTCCCAAAAGAGATGCCTAgagataaaacaaatatcttaCAAGACACTCTACCTATATCTAGTACAGTATATTGTACATTGTTGTATGAAATATGGAGATGAAAGTGTTTATACCCACCTTGTAAAAGACCATATGTTGTATCAAACGGCTCACCAAACCCCTGCATAAAAGAAAATACCGTAATTTTCCGCATATTGCTTGCTTGCTATACAattctttttatatcattagtGTTTATGCTACATATAGTACGAAATCTTCAATTCACTGAGATTCTCATAATTATCAATGACactttaatttttcatttgctTCTTTAATTTCAGTGCTGCCATAGACATCTCTAATACCCTGgtatattttcatcaaatacattttataatgtaGACACATAAGTATTAGAGATAGAAACATCTACATTTACACTAAGCAGTTTACAGAATTTGTTTAAAGTATTTTTAACAAAGAGATATTTCAAACTCAAATCAATTAAGAGAGTACAAGCCATTATAATATACCTTGTCAAAGGCGTAGTAGATAAAGAGATCCATTCCCCATACTAACATTGTACGACAGGCATCAATCAAAGTTCGATGGACAGCTGAAATAGATATTGTAAATATGGTAATAACCTACATGCTCCATTATATAATCTGACTTTCATAGATGTTGAATCCTTTCTTTGATTTGTAATTGAATACTGATTATGCAATACTATGTGCTCTTAAAGGTTTCATTGTAAGTTCACATAAAAAAATCCAAACATTGATGATTGATGTTAAACACCAATGCCTACTCATATGAGGTGATACCTCCAAATATCAAATACAGAATCTGAAACaagtgttcattttatatgaaacCAGTCATAGaagtttttacttttgaatGCTATTTCTCAGTATACACACCCCAAGCCACTGTCAATTCATTCACTCAATACTGGTGGTGGATCAACTGAGTATCTTACCTGTATGACTCCCATGAATCTTACCTGTAAGACCCCCATGAagaatcttacctgtatgatCTGCAATCTTATCTGAATGATCTGCAATCTTACATGTATGATACCCAGTCTTACCTGTATGACCCCCAACCTTACCTGTATGACCCCAATCATATCTGTAATACCCCAATCTTACCTGTAAGAGACTTGGTGACAGCTAACCCAAAATAATTGTAGAAGGCTATAGACAGTAGATACAGGAGACAAAACACCAAAAGTCTAGGCTCATTAGCTATCTGGTACAGGGCGTCCAGGCTGTTCTCATAGCTGTTGTTTACATCCGACCCAGGGATGTAGTACATTGCTGGAAGGACTATCTACAATGATGAAATTACACAAATACAATAAGGACTATGTATATACAGCAAAGGAATCCATTTCAAGTATTTCAATATACACAGGTTAGAAACTTGGTATTGAGTGTCACAGAGTTATCTATCCTTTTGATAACTGTGTGAGAAAATTTTGTCATACGTGTTTAACCTGACATTGGCATTACAGTCAAAACAACCAGTATCTGTCCATGATCACAAGTTTAGATAACTCTACATACTGAAATACAATTTAAGCATTTAGCAAAGTTTTAAACTAGGATTTATACTTAATATGAACTGTATACCATCTTTCCTTCGTGTGTGATTTACTTTCGAGAATTTCATCGAAGTAAATTCCTTGAAGTTTATCTCTGCAAATCAGTTATCTACCATCATCtatatattgataggaattatcATTCAATTGTTAAATCCACAAATattaatcttcgcgaacttgttttgaaatggaaatcctGAAATTTGATAGCCGAGAAAGACACttaatttacagtatatttttcattaaaatcactTTTTTACACTATATATTACGTACACGTATTATACTACGGTATAAACTCACCACAGACATGAAGATAACACCATAAGTTCCCTCCAGTCCAACCACCTGTAACGTCAGAAATTCATTTACAATAGatctataaatacaatgtacatttagGATTCCAAAAAGTATGGAAtgacacatacatgtagttaactAAACAATGAGTGGTCTCTGCAGGACATATCAGTTGTATAAGGAAGCATTTATCATAAGGAATAAAAACATCATCATGAGTTCTGGGCTTATCTCCATCAATATTCTTATTTTGTCTAAAATTCTCAATATGAATGCCATTAAAACACAACTTTAAGGAAAATCTTACACTAAAGAAACTGATTCTGAATGAACATaccaatattatataatttcttatcaaTGAAATTACATGCACAATGTTGCTTGCTAAAACTGTTTCTGCTATAAATCCTAATTAGCACCAAAGTTTCGCTGAAGAATTATATGTTTCATACTGTACTAGTCACAGCAAGCTAAGATGCATGCAATGGttcaacatgaatatacagGTAGTAAGTGAGTTTGTATCTAATAAGATAAAACATATTCTCTATCATTAGCACCCATTTACCTATAAATATCCTTTCCTCTTCTGCAGAATGaattgaagttgtataaatgccCCATCCCATGactttaacaatgttttacaaggTGTGTTGCTTCTAACATCAGCCTTGTATTCCATATTTCATGAActttcatgacgtcataatgcatctcaaaggataaaaggtatatgcatgtttactgtgacagaAAAATGagccatgagtacagaaagatttcAAATATCGCTGACTTTTTTATCCAAATCTCTTTTCTGGTTCCCTATTAAATGCCCTGTTTTGGACACTAATTATGGCAAATACAGTAATAATTAATATGTAGTTGTTACAGGGAGCAGGGGAATtgattttgtacatgtaatttcaatatctatatgtatgaaaatGGAGGGTGCCTGTTGGTGAAGGGGCTTTAATTTTTATAGACTAGATAACTGACAGAAAGTCAGAAAGAGACAATATCTGATATGGACATTATTATAAGTCTTCCACATACGTGATAACAATGAGAACAGACAATTGTGTatctgtatattacagagtctgcccttgtggataggtattgattgtgacataaAGTTAACGAGCAATAAAGCCATAgtttttagagaaaacaataacatgaaatttgctcacaaaatagtgacatcacAGTGGACACCCATTCGCAATGTAGGTGTCAGTGCGGGAGTATATGCCATGTTGAACAATAAGAATGGCATCTGTATACTTACCTGCAACGGATGTAGGCTTCTTTTCTTTAGAAATATCTCCTCTACAATCATCTGTGAAGCACTGACAAGTTGGCTGGATATGATCAGTATTATACCTATAGAAGGCAATCAATATATCATACTCATTAGAATCTCATATCCTACCAAGCAACTTTCTATATCTATGCAAATTGAGTTTCATTGTTAAATTTATTAGAATCCACCTTCATAGAAAAAGTAATTCTATTTTAGCCAACTTTGCACTTTGAacgttttgttaattttttttattcctgggctaaataacagtaaatttttcatgaatacaaaaaaaaataattatctaGTGGGCATAAATGAAGAGAACATAGCCTGTACAGATACATCCTAGATAGATTCTTTAAATCAACATTAACATTATCTatattaaatatgctccaccgctgacaaatgatattttttcactttttttcactatcaaaaacagcagcagacgatttaatttttcttcatttacagaagttacttactttacaccattaccatcgttgaaaagtttgagcttctaattttacttcaagtttaaaatatcgaaaataattaattgcatcctgaaaaaaatctgttgcactatatcctatatggaatgatgtactgattgcgcatgcaccaaaggcataataaattattttatattatattttgtgttaactagacatatatgtacacgattaaacaccaattattgttcaaattatgaatatcatttatgctctgtcggcggtggagcatctttaaagtaaatATAGACTTGTGTTTGACATTTACCTAGAATAGTGTTGCCAGCCTGTTGGTTGCTTCTGTCTGCTTTAAATATACTGGAACAGCCCACAAGTATCAAGCCTGCCATTGTGAATAACATCCCTGTCCATTTAATACATCCGATCTGCCGCTTGAGGAAAATCCTCTGAaaaatgaatacatatatatatataatcaatcctgtctataaagaccacccaagggacaaggGAAAAATGGTCTCTATATAGCAAAGTGAGAGTTTAAAGCCGAGATTTATACCAACTCTTCTTCGCTTCCCCAATGACGTTTCagaccaaatttggctacaacccatgcagaactttataaAATGTAATGATTACTGACTTTTTAATGCATTGTGTTTCTGGAAGCAATATGTCACTTATATTGAGTGAGTAAATATGATATGGTTAAgataaatttaaaacaataatatatttaGGTACTTACTGATAAAATTCCTGCAAATATAATGATAGAGCCACGTAACATCTGCCAAACTGAAGCATCCACATACACCAAACCAATACCTGTTATATGGAaaagaaatacatttgtatacacaAATGAATgtaaaaggaaagaaaaatgGGTCATCATTTCTTTGGAATGAAATTGTTTTCAATGATAGAACTACAGGCAAATCTTGATACAAATTCTACCCTCACAAATCTACCATATATGCCATAGAAGTGTATCAGGAGAGGAAAACTGTAGCAGCCAGATCAGTTCCCGAACCCCgaacc
This genomic interval carries:
- the LOC138304995 gene encoding solute carrier family 35 member F6-like, whose amino-acid sequence is MMNLDKTAQNVQPICINRGKTWKKRNRTSRNLKSPGKIPGTLLTARSTTDRLEVLLRPRTDCYNHINAAEMPHPNRLIQLVVAFPTVCDLVGTSLAGIGLVYVDASVWQMLRGSIIIFAGILSRIFLKRQIGCIKWTGMLFTMAGLILVGCSSIFKADRSNQQAGNTILGIILIISSQLVSASQMIVEEIFLKKRSLHPLQVVGLEGTYGVIFMSVIVLPAMYYIPGSDVNNSYENSLDALYQIANEPRLLVFCLLYLLSIAFYNYFGLAVTKSLTAVHRTLIDACRTMLVWGMDLFIYYAFDKGFGEPFDTTYGLLQVDGFLFLLIGTALYNNLVDLSWVPCLQSCVSQSETQPLPHQGNIQDGSDSDSDDEYNSVSERTRLLQGND